In Chryseobacterium oranimense, a single window of DNA contains:
- a CDS encoding DUF1572 domain-containing protein codes for MKELFVNRFKYYKSLGDKSFGQLSDEQIFWQYNDESNSIAVIVKHIAGNMLSRWTNFLTEDGEKPWRNRDDEFVNTFKTKQEVIDYWEKGWECLFEALDQINEGNLYSTTYIRGEAHSVLDAVLRQLAHYPYHIGQIVSIAKMLKNEDWKTLSIARNKSQEFNAAMKDQFSKPEESSNSSPVCFQNSPEVRDEFK; via the coding sequence ATGAAAGAACTTTTTGTCAACCGTTTCAAGTATTATAAGTCTCTCGGAGACAAATCCTTCGGGCAGCTTTCTGATGAGCAGATCTTTTGGCAGTACAATGATGAAAGTAATTCCATCGCAGTAATTGTTAAGCATATTGCAGGAAATATGCTTTCCAGATGGACCAACTTTTTAACAGAAGATGGTGAAAAGCCCTGGCGAAACAGGGATGATGAATTTGTGAATACTTTTAAAACCAAACAGGAAGTTATAGATTATTGGGAAAAAGGCTGGGAATGTCTTTTTGAAGCCCTTGATCAGATTAATGAAGGGAATTTATATTCCACAACTTATATAAGGGGAGAAGCACATTCTGTTTTAGATGCTGTTCTGCGGCAGCTGGCTCATTATCCGTATCATATTGGACAGATCGTTTCTATTGCGAAAATGCTCAAAAATGAAGACTGGAAAACACTTTCTATTGCAAGAAACAAGTCTCAGGAGTTTAATGCTGCAATGAAAGATCAATTTTCTAAGCCGGAAGAATCTTCCAATTCATCACCGGTGTGCTTTCAGAACAGTCCTGAAGTAAGGGATGAATTTAAATAA
- a CDS encoding T9SS type B sorting domain-containing protein, translating to MKKLLLLIFFGISQIFFAQADCATALAVCGNSNITYSPTGYGNIKELVNSGSCIDATGEHNSIWYKITIATGGTLTFDLVPNNPDADYDWAIFGPNVNCGALGSPIRCNAATVIGPGPATGLNMTSTITNALGGSLTPYCKYMDVLPGQTYYLFIDNWVSSTSSTTAPFSLTWGGTATLASPFTDPALQPYPFIPPGVPAANPADPKEVIICTNPAVFDFSTLSAGILNGNLHFSVSYHMSQNDALTGNNAITVPTTVNTTSIYYFSISYTDPTNPNSPLNQCKQIGTFKFRDGKITAKNAILTQCNNNNAGTAIFDLTTADVIADPTVTKKYYNTLSDLNAGINEITNPSAFTSAEATIYVKVISTFGCTAVAQITLKFHPVVVVTDAILRSCAIDGTPSLGSFNLTVASVTTQTGAGKKYYPSVADAVNQTNEIVTPSPYTAPDGVVYVRVSNAQGCYNIAKITLVVIPPVYSTVLKDKIICVEDRTTLDAGPGFNAYEWSTGATTQTITNVGVGTYWVKLKTGDCTVVQNVKVYPSEQPVVSSIEISNTTVTVFVIGGTPPYKYSMDNINWQDSNEFNNVKRGDAMVFVKDSYDCDPIEISIVVPNLVNVITPNGDGYNDFIDYSALANKKNFVMNIFDRYGNMIFQMDKFSGYKWEGTSRGGVKVPTGNYWYSVSWNENDKLSTPIKYSGWIVVKNRD from the coding sequence ATGAAAAAACTTTTACTTCTTATTTTTTTCGGTATTTCCCAGATATTTTTTGCACAGGCAGATTGTGCGACAGCTCTTGCAGTCTGTGGAAACTCCAATATTACTTATAGTCCTACCGGATATGGTAACATCAAAGAGCTTGTCAATTCAGGGAGCTGCATTGATGCAACCGGTGAGCATAATTCGATATGGTATAAAATTACAATCGCTACCGGAGGCACGCTTACCTTCGATCTGGTTCCGAATAATCCGGATGCCGACTATGACTGGGCCATTTTCGGGCCTAATGTAAACTGTGGAGCTTTAGGATCACCTATACGCTGCAATGCTGCAACGGTTATAGGCCCCGGACCTGCTACAGGATTAAATATGACCAGTACGATAACCAATGCTTTGGGAGGTTCACTTACCCCTTATTGTAAGTACATGGATGTTTTACCCGGACAAACCTATTATTTGTTTATTGACAACTGGGTGAGCAGTACCAGCAGCACAACGGCACCATTTTCTTTAACATGGGGCGGAACTGCAACATTAGCTTCTCCGTTTACAGATCCTGCTTTACAGCCGTACCCCTTTATCCCGCCGGGAGTTCCTGCTGCTAATCCGGCAGATCCGAAAGAGGTGATTATCTGTACAAATCCTGCTGTATTTGATTTTTCTACCCTTTCTGCAGGAATCTTAAACGGGAATCTTCATTTCAGTGTAAGCTATCATATGAGCCAGAATGATGCATTGACAGGAAATAATGCGATCACTGTTCCTACAACCGTAAATACAACTTCTATTTATTATTTCAGTATCAGCTATACCGATCCGACCAATCCAAACAGTCCGCTCAATCAATGTAAACAGATCGGAACATTTAAATTCAGAGATGGTAAGATCACCGCAAAAAATGCAATACTGACCCAATGTAACAACAATAATGCAGGAACGGCAATATTTGACCTGACAACAGCAGATGTTATTGCAGATCCAACGGTAACCAAGAAATATTATAACACACTTTCAGATCTGAATGCAGGCATCAATGAAATTACAAATCCATCGGCATTTACTTCTGCCGAAGCAACGATTTATGTAAAAGTGATTTCTACATTCGGATGTACCGCTGTTGCACAAATTACACTGAAATTTCATCCAGTTGTTGTCGTAACTGATGCTATATTAAGATCCTGTGCTATTGACGGGACTCCTTCTTTAGGATCTTTTAATCTTACGGTAGCGTCTGTCACCACACAAACAGGGGCAGGGAAGAAATATTATCCTTCAGTGGCAGATGCGGTCAATCAAACCAATGAAATTGTAACGCCTTCACCTTATACGGCTCCTGACGGTGTAGTATATGTAAGGGTTTCCAATGCTCAGGGATGTTATAATATTGCTAAAATTACACTCGTGGTTATTCCTCCGGTTTATTCCACTGTTCTTAAGGATAAAATTATCTGTGTGGAAGACAGAACAACTCTGGATGCCGGACCTGGATTTAATGCCTATGAGTGGAGTACAGGAGCTACAACCCAGACTATCACAAATGTAGGAGTAGGAACTTATTGGGTAAAACTTAAAACAGGAGACTGTACTGTAGTTCAGAATGTAAAAGTGTATCCTTCCGAACAGCCTGTTGTGTCCAGTATCGAAATTTCAAACACTACCGTTACTGTATTTGTAATAGGAGGTACGCCACCTTATAAATATTCTATGGATAATATCAACTGGCAGGATTCCAATGAATTCAATAATGTCAAAAGAGGAGATGCTATGGTATTTGTAAAAGATTCTTATGATTGTGATCCTATAGAAATCAGTATTGTGGTTCCTAATCTGGTGAATGTAATCACTCCAAATGGTGACGGCTACAATGATTTTATTGATTATTCTGCATTGGCCAATAAGAAAAACTTTGTCATGAATATTTTTGACCGCTATGGCAACATGATCTTCCAGATGGATAAATTTAGCGGTTATAAATGGGAAGGAACCAGCAGAGGCGGCGTGAAAGTACCTACAGGAAACTATTGGTATTCCGTAAGCTGGAATGAAAATGATAAACTGAGCACACCTATCAAATACTCAGGATGGATTGTTGTTAAAAACAGGGATTAA
- the glgP gene encoding alpha-glucan family phosphorylase, with the protein MDFKNFKIPYNVNPQYSKKTVYFSMEFAIEQVLKIYSGGLGFLAGSHMRSAYNLKQDLIGIGILWKFGYYDQARNHDQTLQPVWTRKMYSFLEDTGIKFQIEIHSAPVWVKVWYLDPEIFNTAPMFFLSTDVPENDHVSKTICHKLYDANESTKLAQYILLGKGGAKLLDEMNAERDVYHLNEAHGLPAAFYLLKKYNGDLNRVKEKLVFTTHTPEEAGNEKHNLKLCYDMSYFSGFSMEDVKSIEGSDDDRFNHSLCALKMARIANGVSKLHGVVSRAMWSKYPGICEITSITNAQEFKYWADKPLYNAKDENDETVFDYRKKHLKKRLFTIVADQTGNLFNPNIFTIVWARRFAGYKRADLLLHDKERFYKLLNNPKYPVQIIWSGKPYPMDYSAISTFNTLVEESKNHKNMAVLTGYELSLSKSLKQGSDLWLNNPRVPREASGTSGMTAAMNGSVNLSTDDGWIPEFAKPGENSFVVPKADYMNMSIYEQDTYDLNKLYEILENEILPTYYDHPDRWRKIQYTAMDDVQEQFNSDRMADEYYKVLYK; encoded by the coding sequence ATGGATTTTAAAAACTTTAAAATACCTTACAACGTTAATCCACAATATTCTAAAAAAACCGTCTATTTTTCGATGGAATTTGCCATTGAACAGGTTTTAAAAATATATTCGGGAGGCTTGGGATTCCTTGCAGGATCTCATATGAGAAGTGCATATAACCTGAAACAGGACCTTATCGGGATCGGAATTCTATGGAAATTCGGTTATTATGATCAGGCAAGAAACCATGACCAGACCCTTCAGCCGGTATGGACGAGAAAAATGTACAGCTTCCTTGAAGATACGGGAATAAAATTCCAGATCGAAATCCACAGTGCTCCGGTATGGGTAAAAGTATGGTACCTTGACCCTGAAATTTTCAATACGGCACCAATGTTTTTTCTTTCCACGGATGTTCCGGAAAACGACCATGTTTCCAAAACGATCTGCCACAAGCTTTATGATGCCAATGAGTCTACAAAGCTGGCCCAGTATATTTTATTAGGAAAGGGAGGTGCGAAATTATTGGACGAAATGAACGCAGAAAGGGATGTATACCACCTGAATGAGGCACATGGCCTTCCCGCAGCATTTTACCTTCTGAAAAAGTACAATGGTGACCTGAACAGAGTAAAAGAAAAACTGGTTTTCACCACCCATACTCCGGAAGAAGCAGGAAATGAAAAGCATAATCTGAAACTGTGCTACGATATGTCTTATTTCTCAGGCTTCAGCATGGAAGACGTGAAAAGCATTGAAGGATCGGATGACGACCGTTTCAATCACTCGTTATGTGCTTTGAAAATGGCTCGGATAGCAAATGGTGTATCTAAGCTGCACGGTGTAGTGTCAAGGGCTATGTGGAGCAAGTATCCGGGAATCTGCGAAATCACTTCCATCACCAATGCCCAGGAATTTAAATATTGGGCGGATAAGCCTCTGTACAATGCCAAAGACGAAAATGACGAAACCGTCTTCGATTACCGCAAAAAGCATTTAAAGAAAAGACTATTCACAATTGTTGCAGACCAGACCGGAAATCTGTTCAACCCAAATATCTTTACTATTGTCTGGGCAAGAAGATTTGCCGGATACAAGCGGGCAGACTTACTGCTTCATGACAAGGAAAGATTCTACAAATTACTGAATAATCCAAAATATCCGGTGCAGATTATCTGGTCAGGAAAGCCTTATCCGATGGACTACTCTGCTATTTCTACCTTCAACACACTGGTGGAAGAAAGCAAGAATCATAAAAATATGGCCGTTCTTACCGGTTACGAGCTTTCTTTGAGTAAATCCCTGAAACAGGGTTCGGATCTGTGGCTTAACAATCCAAGGGTACCGAGAGAAGCTTCGGGAACTTCGGGAATGACGGCTGCCATGAACGGATCTGTTAATCTTTCTACCGATGACGGATGGATTCCTGAATTTGCCAAACCGGGAGAAAATTCATTCGTTGTTCCAAAAGCAGATTATATGAACATGAGCATATACGAACAGGATACTTATGATCTGAATAAACTGTACGAAATTCTTGAAAACGAAATTCTCCCTACCTACTATGACCATCCTGACCGATGGAGAAAAATCCAGTATACCGCTATGGATGATGTTCAGGAACAGTTCAACAGTGATAGAATGGCAGATGAATATTATAAAGTTCTCTACAAATAA
- a CDS encoding DUF6496 domain-containing protein, producing the protein MSKTKYSEKAQDKVGKVMHEFKEGKLKSSSGKKVTSKKQAVAIGISEAREKGLKVPKKKKD; encoded by the coding sequence ATGAGCAAGACTAAATATTCAGAAAAAGCTCAGGACAAAGTAGGAAAGGTCATGCACGAATTTAAAGAGGGTAAACTGAAATCCTCTTCAGGAAAAAAAGTGACCAGTAAAAAACAGGCAGTAGCCATAGGTATTTCCGAAGCCAGAGAAAAAGGGCTGAAGGTACCAAAGAAAAAAAAGGATTAG
- a CDS encoding S9 family peptidase, giving the protein MKKLLLTLTVAVAFHNVSAQEITLDKIYSGYYRGKGIAGITSMKNGENYLVIEPAGIAKYSYKTSQKEGNIVDGKFESYEFSDDESKILLLTERQPIYRRSFLGKFDVKDLKSGKTISLNEGKTVQEPRFSPDATKVAFISENNLFYQDLSTGKITQITNDGKKNSIINGLADWVYEEEFGHARQYEWTKNSDAIVFVKSDESQVPEIYIPIYGKTLYPKEMRYKYPKAGEKNSIVSAQLYRLDTGKTMPINLSSFKNYYIPNVIQTAKPDEMVLVTSERIQNASDILKVNTKTGAVQKLFTETDDKWIDTDSPTLEFLEDDSFLWASERDGNRHLYWYDKDGKLKKQITKGNWEVTDYYGFNPKSKEIYVQTTEKGSINKVVSKVNIENGKSQLISNAEGNNSANFSKNYNYFIETSSTAARPYTYVLKDGNGKTVKELQNNNEQLQKLKADNFADKEFITIPNGAGDQMNAWIMKPKNFDPNKKYPLFMFQYSGPGSQQVANSWDNGNALWFNHLVQKGYIVACVDGRGTGYKGAKFKKVTYMNMGKYEIEDQITAAKWFGNQSYIDKTRIGMFGWSYGGYMTSLAMTKGADVFKAGIAVAPVTNWRYYDSVYTERFMRTPQENADGYDKNSPTEYANLLKGKFLLIHGTADDNVHFQNSMEFSEALIQNKKQFEFMAYPDKNHSIYGGQTRPQLYQKMTDFIVENL; this is encoded by the coding sequence ATGAAAAAACTACTCTTAACTCTTACTGTGGCTGTAGCATTCCATAATGTATCTGCGCAGGAAATTACTTTAGATAAAATATATTCAGGATATTACCGCGGAAAAGGCATTGCAGGGATTACATCCATGAAAAACGGAGAAAATTACCTGGTCATTGAGCCGGCCGGAATTGCCAAATATTCTTACAAAACTTCACAAAAAGAAGGAAACATTGTGGATGGTAAGTTTGAAAGCTATGAATTTTCTGATGATGAGTCGAAAATTCTTCTTTTAACTGAAAGACAACCTATTTACAGACGTTCTTTTCTTGGAAAGTTTGATGTAAAAGATCTGAAATCGGGTAAAACAATCAGTCTGAATGAAGGTAAAACAGTTCAGGAGCCCAGATTTTCTCCTGATGCCACGAAAGTAGCATTTATCTCTGAAAATAATTTATTCTACCAGGATCTGAGCACCGGAAAAATTACCCAGATTACCAATGATGGCAAGAAGAATTCCATTATTAACGGGCTTGCAGACTGGGTATATGAAGAGGAATTCGGGCATGCAAGACAATATGAATGGACAAAAAACTCGGATGCCATCGTATTTGTAAAATCTGATGAAAGCCAGGTTCCGGAAATCTATATCCCGATCTATGGGAAAACGCTTTATCCGAAAGAAATGCGCTATAAATATCCGAAGGCAGGAGAAAAAAACTCTATCGTTTCCGCTCAGTTGTACCGTCTTGATACAGGAAAAACAATGCCGATCAACCTAAGTTCTTTCAAAAACTATTACATCCCGAATGTGATCCAGACGGCCAAACCAGACGAAATGGTTCTGGTGACTTCTGAAAGAATTCAGAATGCTTCTGATATTTTAAAGGTAAATACTAAAACCGGAGCCGTTCAGAAACTATTCACAGAAACAGATGACAAATGGATAGATACGGACAGCCCTACCCTGGAATTCCTTGAAGATGATTCTTTCCTGTGGGCTTCTGAAAGAGACGGAAACCGCCATCTGTACTGGTATGACAAAGACGGAAAACTTAAAAAGCAGATTACTAAAGGAAACTGGGAAGTAACGGATTATTACGGATTCAATCCGAAATCTAAGGAAATTTATGTTCAGACCACTGAAAAAGGAAGCATCAACAAAGTTGTTTCCAAAGTAAATATTGAAAACGGAAAATCCCAGCTTATTTCTAATGCGGAAGGAAACAATTCTGCCAACTTCAGCAAAAACTACAATTATTTCATTGAAACATCTTCTACCGCTGCAAGACCTTACACTTATGTTTTAAAAGACGGAAACGGTAAAACGGTAAAAGAGCTTCAGAACAATAACGAGCAGCTACAGAAATTAAAAGCCGATAATTTTGCAGATAAAGAATTCATCACCATTCCAAATGGCGCCGGTGACCAGATGAATGCATGGATCATGAAGCCTAAGAATTTTGATCCTAACAAGAAATATCCTTTATTCATGTTCCAGTATTCAGGACCTGGCTCTCAGCAGGTTGCAAATTCGTGGGACAATGGTAATGCTTTATGGTTTAATCATCTGGTACAGAAAGGGTATATTGTTGCCTGTGTGGACGGACGTGGAACAGGTTATAAAGGAGCTAAATTTAAGAAGGTTACCTACATGAACATGGGTAAATATGAAATTGAAGATCAGATTACTGCAGCAAAATGGTTTGGAAACCAGTCTTATATTGACAAAACAAGAATCGGAATGTTCGGATGGAGCTACGGAGGGTATATGACCAGCCTGGCAATGACGAAAGGAGCAGATGTTTTCAAAGCCGGAATCGCTGTAGCACCGGTAACCAACTGGAGATATTATGATTCGGTTTACACGGAAAGATTTATGAGAACCCCTCAGGAAAACGCTGACGGATATGATAAAAATTCTCCAACAGAATACGCCAATCTGTTGAAAGGTAAATTCTTACTGATCCACGGAACCGCAGATGATAATGTACATTTCCAGAATTCTATGGAATTTTCCGAGGCTTTGATCCAAAACAAAAAACAGTTTGAATTTATGGCTTATCCGGATAAAAACCACAGTATTTACGGTGGCCAGACAAGACCGCAGCTGTATCAGAAAATGACGGATTTTATTGTAGAGAATTTATAA
- a CDS encoding peptide MFS transporter yields the protein MKTKHPKGLPFLFFTEMWERFGYYLILGIFVLYVIEPTGLKGGLGLPDKTADDIFGTYIALTYLTPFLGGFLADRVLGYIKSIYLGGVLMAAGYIGMGVFKELPLFYGSLALIIIGNGFFKPTISTLLGNLYSEEPYKANKDSGYNIFYMGINIGAFICNIIAAFMRNKFGWGEAFITAGVGMLVGLVIFTIGRKHYIHAAQMKPVEEGDTKLSEILIKVFVPAIAVGAIGWFVPGNIFGSDSTDAFIFACVPVIYFYASLYFKAKPEEKPSIGALLSVFLISMFFWAVFKQNGTALTRWANYYTDRSVPASLEKPLENIYMVDGKSYEDKEVPVYDNQFQSQKDKDGNTIKETGKDVYFKNISAEQRAALEKNPETKVYLYNTELFQSINPFWVIALTPVIVGFWALLRRKGKEPLTPTKIVLGLFISGLSCLVMVLAVMAGDNGAVKVSPLWLVAGYGVITIGELCLSPMGLSFVSKLSPARITALMMGGFFLANSVGNKLSGILASTWYSYDNKMNYFLVNFALLIFATLLGLSMLKRLNRIMKEKGH from the coding sequence ATGAAGACTAAACATCCTAAAGGCCTGCCCTTCCTCTTTTTCACAGAAATGTGGGAACGTTTCGGGTATTATCTGATTCTTGGAATCTTCGTTCTTTATGTCATTGAGCCTACCGGACTGAAAGGAGGACTTGGACTTCCGGACAAAACTGCTGATGATATTTTCGGAACCTATATCGCTTTAACTTACCTGACCCCTTTCCTTGGAGGATTTTTGGCAGACAGGGTTTTAGGCTATATTAAATCTATTTACCTGGGAGGAGTTCTGATGGCTGCAGGATATATAGGAATGGGTGTCTTCAAAGAATTACCTCTTTTTTATGGTTCACTGGCATTAATCATTATTGGAAATGGCTTCTTTAAACCTACCATTTCTACTCTTTTAGGAAACCTTTATTCTGAAGAACCCTATAAAGCCAATAAAGACTCCGGATATAATATTTTTTACATGGGAATCAATATCGGGGCATTTATCTGTAATATTATTGCAGCCTTTATGCGTAATAAATTCGGATGGGGAGAAGCTTTTATCACTGCAGGAGTAGGAATGCTCGTTGGTCTTGTGATCTTTACGATCGGAAGAAAGCATTATATCCATGCCGCACAGATGAAACCTGTAGAAGAAGGAGATACCAAGCTTTCTGAAATTTTAATTAAAGTTTTTGTTCCTGCCATTGCTGTAGGAGCTATAGGATGGTTTGTTCCCGGAAATATTTTCGGAAGCGACAGTACAGATGCCTTTATTTTTGCCTGTGTTCCTGTTATTTACTTTTATGCTTCCCTTTATTTTAAGGCCAAACCGGAAGAGAAACCGTCAATCGGAGCTCTGCTTTCTGTATTTCTGATCAGTATGTTCTTCTGGGCAGTTTTCAAGCAAAATGGTACGGCGCTTACAAGATGGGCCAATTATTATACGGACAGAAGTGTTCCGGCTTCTTTGGAGAAACCTCTTGAGAATATCTATATGGTAGACGGAAAGAGTTATGAAGACAAAGAAGTTCCCGTATACGACAACCAGTTCCAGTCTCAGAAAGACAAAGATGGAAATACCATTAAAGAAACCGGGAAAGATGTGTATTTCAAAAATATCTCCGCTGAACAGCGCGCTGCCTTAGAGAAAAACCCGGAAACGAAGGTCTACCTTTACAATACGGAATTATTCCAGTCTATCAATCCGTTCTGGGTAATTGCCTTAACACCGGTTATCGTTGGATTCTGGGCTCTATTAAGAAGAAAAGGAAAAGAACCTCTGACGCCTACAAAAATTGTTTTGGGGTTGTTTATCTCAGGGTTATCATGCCTTGTGATGGTTCTTGCCGTAATGGCCGGGGATAACGGAGCTGTAAAAGTTTCACCATTATGGCTTGTAGCGGGTTATGGAGTCATTACCATCGGGGAATTATGCCTTTCGCCTATGGGGCTCTCTTTTGTGTCTAAACTTTCACCGGCAAGAATTACAGCTTTGATGATGGGAGGTTTCTTCCTTGCCAACTCGGTAGGAAATAAGCTTTCAGGTATCCTGGCCAGTACCTGGTACAGCTATGACAACAAGATGAATTACTTCCTTGTTAATTTCGCTTTGTTAATATTTGCTACACTTTTAGGGCTATCTATGTTAAAAAGATTAAACAGGATCATGAAGGAAAAAGGGCATTAA